The window ATCAAAAGTCATTTATCAAGAAAGAAAGTTCAAAACTTTCCTCTTTGCAATTTGATTATTATTAAGACCACCTTTAACGGTGGCGTGTTGCCACCGGTTTTGGCCAACACGCGGTGTAACGGTACCGTGTTCCACCATCTTTATGCGGCGTGCTTCAAATTTGCACCGAACCCTTCGTACGCGTGTTGGAGTTTTGGTCGACGTGTCTGCTTCCCAACCGTATACAATGCAAcggttcttttattttttttatttttcaagtATATATACATAACATCTTCAAACACATATATCCACTTCTATATCTCTCTGTATACaaaccaaaatcaaaatcaaacacaacAAACAATGTCTCATCCGAATGATTGGTCGTTGTATAATAACAACATTATGACGGGCACCGGTGAACCGACTACTCCGGGCTCATCATCTTCATCTCGACCTTCATCTTTTGGTTTTGCCAATTATACTACTAGTTCGTTTAATATGAGCGAACAACAACTTGAGCAACAAATTCAAAGATTACAGCAAATTCAAAAATTACAAGAGATTCAAAGAGAGCTCGGTCTTAGCCCGCAACAAATGTCACAACTTCAAGGTGAAACTCAACCACAAACTCAACCCGAAGATGAGGCCGAATAACCCGGTGGCGTGAGGAGAAGAAAACACCAACGAAAAGGAAAAGAAAAGGCACGTGAACCAATCCAAAAAAGAGAGAGCGTtgcatgaagatgaagaagaacttGCTCCAAGAGTACGGCGACTTGATTCAGTTGTCGGATGAAGACGACGAGTAGTAGTTTAAATTTTTAggacttttaaaaaaaaataaagtaactTTAGGTCGtctttttatttattgtaattttccattttaggattgtaatcgtatttttaatattaattttagtgtgttttattaaattattttgttattataattgcaaaataataatataaactaattaaacaaaataaattaaatgcaagaaaaatgaaaaaaaaaaaaaaaaacaccccaACATGCCACTCAGCACGCCACCCATTACCAGCAGTCTGGCAGCACGCTCATCAAACTCCCACCCTACCCAGCTACACGCCCATCATCCCTTCACGGATAAAGATGGTCCAAGTTCTTCAATTTAAAAAAGGGACCATATGAATTGTACTTATTCTGTATGCCAAAGTGGAAAGGGAAGGATATAAAAACACATCAAGACTTGAGACCTTTAGAGTGGGTTGATTAATTGTTAGTaaacaacaataattacaaataTATGGCTGACATATTTTCCCTCATTTGGAAATCTTTTTGAGATCTCGTTGTGGATGACGTACCTTGAAAGTGAGATTTTTACTACATAGAAACATAGATTCGTCAAACAAATACAACACATCACTAGTTTGCATGTGTATTCATCTACCTTGTTTTAAGAATAAGATTTTGTATGTTCATGTTATTGGAGGAAGATGGTTATTTTTACGAAAACCATTTCTAATGGTGTGGGGTGTTGTGGGAAAAATGATAGTTATGGGCAGAGGCGGAACATAAGCATACCTAGAGGGGGAGGTTGCCCCGCCTGGGTTTTGAAGTCCAATTAGCTATTATACTAATTTTGCTAATAATAAATAGATTTTATACCCTCCTAACTTGAAgacaaaatgattaaattttatgaaTTAGTGATCTCGGCCCCTCGATTAAAAGACTCAAGTTTCGCCACTGGTTATGGGGAAGGTTGTGGACGAGTGTTCATCAATCATTGTAAGTAATGTATCAAAATATGATTAGTAATTATTTTAAAAGATGATAAATTAACTTAAAATAAAAAGCAATAACCAATCAAAATCCAGCAGTTTTCATCGTTGTACCCGTGGTTTCACGCCCAACGTTTCAAAACTTTTGCTCCACAACGCCCGTAAGACTATGGATAATGGAGTGTTTGTCTCTCCATCCACTCTGATGTATCACCACAAATGTTGTAGCGGGGCGTTTGTGGTTAAAAAAAATTCGGCGTTGGTGTTTGAAAAACGGAGAAAGTGTATAGCGTTTTtgctttttttattattttttctaatttttttcttACCTTTTTCATCACCTTTTAACCTAAATTTCAAATATATTTTGTCATATCATTCACAACCCTTCTCAACAACTTTCACAATACAATCCACAGGCCACAACCTTAACATATCACAGAAAACCTCTCATCCACTCCATGTCACAGTCACCATTATCTATGGTCTAAGAGAAGTTATGTGTTTTGTTAGCATTCCACGCCCATTTAAATGCCTTGTCGAAGGTGTTCTTAATGTCCTGTAGTCTATAATCTTAATACATTGAATTGAATACAAATGTTAGGCATGAGGTAGTTTTAGATTGTATTAGATACAAATCATAAAGAAAACGTTTGGGTTAGCAGTTTTTCTTTTTGAGTAGTTGAGGCATGGTGTTAGATAGTTTTAGATTGTTTCGCTTTCTAGGTTCGAGTCTCTTCGTTCTCTCGTTGTAGATTTGGGTAGTAAACTCTTTCTTTTGAAAAGTGTTTTCGTTTTTATAAAACTCCGGGTTATTTTTGCCGGAAACAAAAGAAGAAAAGCTTGAGGTACAACTAGAAGAGTTGATTGTGCCATGAACCGCACGACGTAAAGTACCTTCATTATTTGTTAGAAGATATCTGATGGGAAATTATACTCACCATTATTAATCATTGAGTACATCACATACAAGAAGTAGCGGAACTTGGAGTTTGTGATTTGGAGGGCCAAAACACCATAGTCTCCGtctttctacttttctaaaacgacgAAACTCAAGAATCAAGAATGTCTTTGGAAAACGATGGAATAGCGGGCTAGTGCCATCAGGTGGCGTAAGAAAACGAAGGATAACGGTACCAAAGATGATACTGTTAAGAGTCTTAAAACAAAAATAAATCAACGATAATTATCATACTAATATTACATACACTATTGCTTTTGATAACCTAATTATATAAAGCAAGAATAATTAACTCTGCATTTAACCAATCACTTTGATGTTTTTCGACCATTCTTTTAATTACATCCTattaatattaatttcaaatacAATCAGTATTTATTTATCATCATAAATTCAGATATGTCAGATTATATTAAACATCGAAACAGTGAACATTCAAGTATAAAGCCCCAACATTCAACACTGATAGTAATGGAACCCTTGTGAAATAGTTTTGATTAATAACGAATTACCGAATGAAAAAAGAAACTGAGATTATATTTACATACACTAATCTCAACAGCCATTTTTCAGTCTAAAATACACATAATCTCACCATCTTGCATTTCACGAACTCACTGCCGGTCCAAAATACATACAGATCGGCGGATCAACCTTTAAAATCGAGAGAATCGCAGACGGAATCGTCCATATTCCATCACCGCATATCAAACCCGAAGCAACAGCTCCTGCATAATCTTCAGCATCCTTTTTATTAATTCGTTCCCACACAAAAAGTATGATGGTTCCAACAAACATATCGATAGCAAAATAAGCCCCAATATAAAACGGCACGGCCATAGCCATTGGAATAGGAACAAACTTAGCCACTTTCGAAGGAGCCCAATCCCTAATCACATTCAAAATTAACGCGACTGTAAAGAACACGCAACATAAGGCTAAACAATTTTTCGGAAGCTCAGAAAAACCTTCGACGCCAAGAATCGCCATTTCACGATATATAACTGCGTACGGAGCCTTATAAGGACTATCGGGGGCTCCGATTTCGAACgcagaccaaaacatccaaaatgTTAAGGGTGCGATTATGCATCCCATTGCGGTTCCTACTAGTTGACTCACGAACATAGATTTGGCGGATGATAAGGTAAGGTAACCGGTTTTGAAATCTTGCATTAAATCAGCAGCGGTTGCAACGATTGACATCATGACTCCGCATGCGGCTAAACCGGCTATGACTCCACCGTCGGATCCGACTAGTGATGCAATGATGAATAGACCGATTTTGCCGTACGTAGAAGCGAGACTCCAGTCGGTTAGACCGCAACCGTATGAGTTGCAGAAGGCTAGGGCGGGGGCGATGATGTAAGAGCATAGAACGAGGTACCATTTTAGTGGTGGAAAAATAAGGGGCATTGTAGCCATGGATATTGCTACTAGGAGTATGTATCCGGATGCTGCAACCCATGTCGGTATACTGTCTTTCATGAAAACGGCGTCCCGTTTTCGTTCCTCGAGTTGTAATTTGGATGCATCTCGTTCCTCGAGTTGTAATTTGGATGCATCGGAATCTGCAAAGAACGTGggcaatataattataaaaataagtgAGTAATGTTTCATTTTCACAAAAAAAAGGGAAAGAAAGAACATGGGGTGACAGGTCAaaaccaaggttgcaaaaatcactACTAGGGCAGTACTTGGTCGGGACTTTTTATGGAGTACTCAGAAACTCAGGGAAtaaaagtttgactttgactgttTTGACCAATTTTTCGAGTAATCCTGAGTTTTGAATAagttttgaccgattttccgagtaatcccgagttttgactGAGTTTGATCGAGTACTTTCCGAGTTTTAAAAATCGGGTACTCGTCCGAGCAATTCTGAGTTCTACAACACTGGTCAAAACATGTTTGGATCAATATGAAAAATTGTATTGGGTTGAAACAAGTAATATTATGTTGACCCATAACATTTCACGCCAAAAACTTATTGAATAAATTGATTTACTGATATAGGGAGCTGCTTGCATTAGAAATACTCTCTGAAGTCCGAACAACTTTTGACCCACCATTTCCTTTTGTGCGATTCATTAGATCAAAACATGCTTGTGACACTCATTAGGCATGTTAACTGACACATGATATGACCCACTACATATGTAATGAAAGGTTCATCTCACCTAAAATCTCTTTGGTTACAGGAAGATTTTGTTGTTTGGTGGAGTTGTTCAACACCGTCTTAATGGTGATGACAATTATCTTAACCAGATTGTAAAGACCATCTCCAAGAATAAGTGCAATGGAAATAAAAACCTGCAACAAGCAACAAGGGGTTAACAACATTTATCGTTGCAGATGCAGCGACGGAATTCACAAGTAACGGAACGCAAAAGATGAAGAAAAACATCTACCTTGTACCCGTAGAGACCTTTGAAGTCGTTACTTCCGAGATCAGCTGGATACCAATCCCCAGCTCGTGTAGTAATGAAGGGCCAAAGAAAGCCAAATGATATAATAGCTCCAAATAGAACCGAACAGTTGACTATGTGAGGGCAAATAAGACCACAACCCACATACGTTGGACTGAAGTCGAAGTAAAATCtgcaagaaataataaaaaaagaaaaaacatgtatattatatataatgaAATATGAATCAGTTGGTGATCCAACTTGTCCTTGAGTTTCGTACGTTTTTAGGCAGACTGTAACACCGGTTTGACTTTTTAAGTTTGCAATTTTTGACTCTGAAAATTCTTAAAATAAGAAAATCTAAAAGTACATGCGCAACTCACGTGTTCTTGTAGAGCATCAAGCCAAAGCTAGGAAAATTATCAAAACCACATGCATCCCCAACACCACTGAAGAACCACTTAAAACAACTCCACACAAAACTTATGCTCAAATACTTTCCAAGAGAGTTTACTTGTTTCCTGTCACAAGAAATTATAGAATCATAAGGTTATACAAGTTCATTAGAGTTAGTATCCACAaagtaccaaatataattttttggTACTAAAAGAGTGTTATCTCACTGAGTGACAAAAGCGATCAACGCTTTcagtaccaaatataattttttggGCCCCAGATTCAGTTCTCCCCCAAGTTTAGAGATTTTTACGATTGAAAATTCCCTTATTTTCTAGACCATTTAAAATATCTGGCACCACAACAATCTAAAAGGGACCTATCTGTATGCCAAGAacattctgaaatatatatatatttccttctCTTTAGTGTGTGTTTGCCTATCATTTGCAAGAAGGTATAGCGTACAAAGGAAGTGATACTTTAGTATGAACGCATATTACCTTGCGAGCTCTGCACCTGTAGTCGTATGAAAACTATTTATTAACATTGCTGTGGCAGTTCCACTAGGATATGTAAGCTTATAATCCATTACCATTACCTGAAATCACAAACTCAAGTAGAATTAAGAAACTGTTTAGGATTTACGGGACATGCATTTTATGAGGGAACGTTTTCCCATATTATGATTAGTAGGGAATCCAAAAGCAGCTAAAAATGGCACGTAAACCACAATCCTAGTTCAGGTGTCAGAGTGGATGTGGCAATTTCGCCCCATTTAGCGGCCATTTCAAGAATTATCTTCTATGACCCATTATCCACCCCGGAACCACCCATTTTTCCTACAAAAGAGAAGGAACAAGTGAAGATAAAAATATTTTCAAATTTAATACATTATCATACGCTTGTTTAGGTTACATATATGCCAAAACTTACATTAAAGTAGGGAAAATAAGACAATACCTTGCGAAGTGGAACAAGACTGAAAAGGCCAAGAAAACTGACAACAGAAATGAAACCCATCATCCACAATAACCCTGGGTTCTTAACATCTTCAGCACGATTACCAGGGTAATCAGCACCAATCAAATTGTATGTTCTCTCATCCATTGAAAGCAAATAAGACCCAAATCCGCCTGCAAACATTTGATAATTAGCATAAATAATGTTTCGGACCTCATTAGCAGCACATCTTGGGTGTCAAGGGAAAGGATCAGAAACGGTCCCGGGTAACCCGGCTAGGCTGCGTACATTTGAGTTGTAATACTCGCCATCCTTGGGTAGTCTGAACATAGAAAACCTTACCCGTCTACCCGTAATGATTTAGAAGATAAGAGCATGTTAAATGTGATAATACCTATATGGCTATATAAAAGGACATTACATAAGATGTCTTGTGTATTGTGTCTTAGTATTCAGTCTCTAATGTTAAATATGGAGCAAATGGACAAGGTCTAATTATTAAAAGATGATAAACACGATTAAACATATACAAAAAACCTAGTTCAAATAAACAACAACATTAATTAGATATGATTAATTTTGTATCGCACATTGGTTCTGAGTGCGAATATAAATTATTAAGCTCAATTGGTATCAGGCTACTAATAACTCcattttagttcatatatgaaaGTAGTCTTTAATTAAGCTAATTTGGAAGCTTTGAtgaatcaccctcgtgaatttcatATGGACAATCATCATTGATAGCATTTTGCACCCATTGGGGTTGTGTTTTATCTAATATGGAACAAGTGAACAAACTCATACAGACTATAAGGCTTTGAAATCGTCATTAACACATTAATCATTCATTAAGTATTCAAACAAATTAGATAAAACATGTTTATATATCAACATGACCCATACTGACCCGTTTTACTCGAACACAAAAAAACCAGTTACTTGAGCACGTTTTTGACCCATTACCTAACCCACTCAACTCATCCATCTTGCCACCTCTAACATGAAATTAAAAGACCTCAGTGGGACTATAGTAATGTCAATAATCTACTTGATTTAGTCTGTTCTTCATCCAAACACCACAATCTACTAGATTTAGGTCAAAAAAATCTATCAGATATTATCCTTTGACTGTCTATGAGTTCTATATACATTTTTTCAAATCTAGTCATCAACCAAAATTGAGATACGAGTGAAATTGCATTAATATCTATTGCAAATTTGCAGAGGCAAACTATTAACTTGTTAATCTCAATATTAACTACCAATTTGCTAATATCAGATGTTaagatccaactattactacagACAACAATTATTAACATGTTAACTTGATAATCACTGTAGCATATAAAATTACACTAGTCAGCTATAAAACTAACCTAAatataaatcatatacatataaatataataattattataattaaaatagaaGAGAGAGCAATAAAATTACCGCTGAAAGCAAGGCCATAGCAAGCAACAACACAAGTCTGAATAACAGTATTCTCTTGTTTAGTAAAAGGCTTAACAAAGAACCCTAACTTTTCATTAAAAGTAGTCCAGGTTTTAATTGAAAAAAACCCTAGCAAACCAGCTGCAACATTCAACGATGGAATAATTCCAACTGTGAGATTCAACTTATGAGTAATGATACAAAAAAGTGTTCCTAATAAAGCACTGACAATTAATCCTCTTATGGTGATCTGATCTTTCCATTCAGGTATAGATTCTAATTCTGTATCTATTGTTTTTTGTTGACTAGATTCATCGAGTAACGGTTCCGTTATTTCGACGGTTGATCTGTTAGTTTCTGTTCCCATTTTTATCAGATCAGATGAAAGATGTGAAGATAAtttagaattttttttatttttattctttttttAGGGAAGGAAGAAAAGGGTGGAGTGTAGGGATGGAATGAATGTTAGCTAAATACAGGGCAGATTGCTTGGTGTAATGAAATTGTTTATCTGGATTTTGGTGTGCGCCTATTTTGTAGGGATTCCTCTTCCTATTTTTTTGGTCATTGGATTTATCTAAGTTCAAAAATTGGATTCTGCAGGACTAATTTCATCACATTTAATTCGGTATTTTTTTTAGAGAGAAAAAATAGAAGGTTGTTTTGGATTAAGATTCGGGTTGTTGTTGATAAAGTGATTAAATATGGTCGATGTGAAAGTTGCAATATAAGGAGTACATTGTTTTTGTAGGTTAAAATGTGACTAGTAACGTGGAagctttgaatttaaaatatgcgcATGTTCGATTCTCACTCACGATAAGAATTTACAACTCTTGTGACAGTGGGAAAAGGGTTGCCCCTGTCACCTATGTTGAACCCGGTGGAAGTAATTTTCGGCATCCGACTTCGGAGTGAGTCTGGTGGGTGTATAAAGAAAACACATTGTCGGGACGTCCTTGCCAACAAACACCTTTTGAACTTACAGTGTTTCTATAATCTCTCCAGTTAGAGCACTAAAAGTCGTTGGTATTTTTTGGCATTAAAGCAATCCGACGTCGAGGACTCCGTGCCCGTGTTAAATCGTCGTTGGAGGCCGGTGTTGGGCTTCGGCGTTGGTGGAGCAAAGTTGGACGAGTGTGTTGACCAAGgctctttgttttttttttcttttttcttttattttctttccTTACTTTTACTTTTGTTCTAGATCGAAGAAGATGGATAGAGTCACGTAGTGATGTATTGTAGAGTATTTTATTAGGTTAAAAGATGGGGCAAAAAACTTGGCCAAATTTCTTTTATATGGGCTGATTATTTTAAACGAGTTCGGTCaaatatattgttaaataaattaaataatagataaaatgatttgtatTAAATGAAATAATAGTCACTAAATAATATGTTAAAagtagtaaaaaaataataaaataataaattagaTACTTAATCATTTCTCCACTTTTAACTTCAATGTTAAATTTCATTATCTTGAAAGATACTGAAATTACTTAGAGGGATAACTTTTATTGCATTTCACTATAGAAATGATACCTTTTATTCTACTACAAAAGAATGAATGTTTACACATGCCTCTTCATACTACACATTTTGTAAAATtgagtattattgttatttttctATTATTTAACAAAGTGATGTTTGTATGTAAAACTATATATGTAATCAActttttaaaattatttttttttttaacggcgattttttttttggcataagtagatcatttctttcaacgaccctcatcatttacaCGTAAAACACACGTTCGGGCAATCAActttttaaaattatattataattgtaTGTTAAAGTCCATGATTGGATTTAATTTAAAGATAATTTTTAGATTTTAGATTGTTGTGTTCGGGATTCCTAGTATTTAATGACTTTATCCTCTTATTTCTTTAGACCAGCTAACACGCAGCGTTACCTTGCTCCCATCAGGTGAGCTGGATCATTTGTGACGGAAGGAGACGCGCATATTGCAGCGTCAAAAGTGACGGAAGCTTCTATTAGTCAGCAACTTGACGGAATGGTGAAGCCTAAAGCAACCAAttgaatgatttttttttatttaatattaatatattatttaatttatttattttttcccaCTCTATTTCCAATTATATTTTATCACATCACTCCAccaatatttgacacaaaaacttgACATTTTGGGTTAAAGAAAGTTAAATACTAACCTTGGCACATCGTCAAAAAGTATATCATTCGCCCATGACGTCACAGTCAGGGTAAATGGTGGTCTTATATATATGTTTTAACGTGGCAACCAAGACGTATATGGACCATGTTGCTTTGTTTAGGTTTTGAAGTAAATTAATATAAAGCTACATGAATTACTCCACAATTTACTCTAAGTCGATGTGATAGAGTGCATTTTTGAGCaccatattaattaaaacaatataTAGACCATGCTCTCTTTAACTCTTTTGTAATTGTTTTTTCCTCTTGATATCCATAAAAAAAACATTATCCCTTCGGCTGTTTAGTCGACCCAATAGCAACAGATGACCCACGAGATGAAATAATGTCTATCTCGATAGGTGTGCCAATGAAGCCGAGAATGAGTACGTGGTAGATAACTAGATATTATGGTCGATCTTAAGTTTTTATTAGCATGATTTCTATATACAATATACCAACAGATTGTGCCATACCTTATGAATCCTGGCCTTTTTATGTAAAACCAAATCAATCCTATTCAGCCACTACTACTGAATAAGACGACAAATATTAGTCAAATACTTTAACGTATTAAATTCTAACTCCCAATATAAGTCCTCTTTAAAATTTCACAAACATCAAATCACTGTCCAACCGATTGAATATTATACAGTAAGTTCGACTAAGATGATAATTTTAACTATGAGATTATGAGTTCAAGTCTTGAATACAACAACTTTATACATTCGTAGATCAATCAATCCGCGGTTATTGTCGTCATCGGGGTTCGTACCACTACCACCAGCTAAGAACGTATCTTCCTCTAGATTTAAGATTAATATTCTAACCTTTTCAAATTCGTTCATTCCACTCTGTACCATATTTTCTATACTTCACACCTTTAGATCGATGATCTCAGATCTCAGATCTCTCATTGTTAGATCTTAATCTCATGGCTACCATCAAATCAGTTCACGCTCGTCAGATCTTCGATAGCAGAGGCAATCCTACCGTGGAGGTCTGTTCATTATTTTATTAGATTTTACATCTTAATCATTCTCATCTAATCGTATCGATCGTTCGTTATTAATACTAATTCGTGTGTCCGATTGATATATACTTTTATTGTTGATTTCAACGTATAAGTAGGTCGATTGTTGATTCGTGTTTTAGATAAttcttaattattagtattattactaaacaattatatattgTGA of the Rutidosis leptorrhynchoides isolate AG116_Rl617_1_P2 chromosome 5, CSIRO_AGI_Rlap_v1, whole genome shotgun sequence genome contains:
- the LOC139850434 gene encoding probable metal-nicotianamine transporter YSL6; its protein translation is MGTETNRSTVEITEPLLDESSQQKTIDTELESIPEWKDQITIRGLIVSALLGTLFCIITHKLNLTVGIIPSLNVAAGLLGFFSIKTWTTFNEKLGFFVKPFTKQENTVIQTCVVACYGLAFSGGFGSYLLSMDERTYNLIGADYPGNRAEDVKNPGLLWMMGFISVVSFLGLFSLVPLRKVMVMDYKLTYPSGTATAMLINSFHTTTGAELARKQVNSLGKYLSISFVWSCFKWFFSGVGDACGFDNFPSFGLMLYKNTFYFDFSPTYVGCGLICPHIVNCSVLFGAIISFGFLWPFITTRAGDWYPADLGSNDFKGLYGYKVFISIALILGDGLYNLVKIIVITIKTVLNNSTKQQNLPVTKEILDSDASKLQLEERDASKLQLEERKRDAVFMKDSIPTWVAASGYILLVAISMATMPLIFPPLKWYLVLCSYIIAPALAFCNSYGCGLTDWSLASTYGKIGLFIIASLVGSDGGVIAGLAACGVMMSIVATAADLMQDFKTGYLTLSSAKSMFVSQLVGTAMGCIIAPLTFWMFWSAFEIGAPDSPYKAPYAVIYREMAILGVEGFSELPKNCLALCCVFFTVALILNVIRDWAPSKVAKFVPIPMAMAVPFYIGAYFAIDMFVGTIILFVWERINKKDAEDYAGAVASGLICGDGIWTIPSAILSILKVDPPICMYFGPAVSS